In one Bacillus thuringiensis genomic region, the following are encoded:
- a CDS encoding NAD(P)-dependent malic enzyme: protein MHKVHQGKLETVSKVKVENAKDLSLAYSPGVAEPCKEIYDDKSKVYEYTMKGNMVAVVTDGTAVLGLGNIGPEASLPVMEGKAVLFKSFAGVDAFPIALNTNDVDKIVETVKLMEPTFGGVNLEDIAAPNCFIIEERLKKETNIPIFHDDQHGTAIVTVAGLVNALKLVGKKMSDIKVVANGAGAAGIAIIKLLYRYGVRDIIMCDRKGAIYDGRPTGMNPVKDEVAKYTNKNRIEGSLADVVQGADVFIGVSAEGALTEEMVRTMNDDAIIFAMANPVPEIMPELAKAAGAAVVGTGRSDFPNQVNNVLAFPGIFRGALDVHATQINEEMKMAAVQAIAELVAEDELNADYIIPAPFDARVAPQVAAYVAKAAMETGVARRQVDPNEIAEKTKQLALIGKE, encoded by the coding sequence ATGCATAAAGTGCATCAAGGAAAATTAGAAACTGTATCAAAAGTAAAAGTAGAAAATGCAAAAGATTTAAGTCTTGCATATTCTCCAGGGGTTGCAGAACCTTGTAAAGAAATTTATGACGATAAAAGTAAGGTATATGAATATACGATGAAGGGAAATATGGTAGCAGTTGTGACAGATGGAACAGCTGTACTTGGTCTTGGTAACATTGGACCTGAAGCATCTCTTCCAGTAATGGAAGGTAAAGCTGTATTATTCAAGAGCTTTGCTGGTGTAGATGCATTCCCAATTGCCTTAAATACAAACGATGTAGATAAAATTGTTGAAACTGTAAAATTAATGGAGCCAACTTTTGGCGGCGTTAACTTAGAAGATATCGCAGCACCAAACTGCTTCATTATTGAAGAGCGTTTGAAAAAAGAAACAAATATTCCTATCTTCCATGATGATCAACACGGAACAGCTATCGTAACAGTAGCAGGTCTTGTAAATGCACTGAAATTAGTTGGAAAGAAAATGTCTGACATTAAAGTTGTCGCAAATGGCGCAGGTGCAGCAGGTATTGCAATTATTAAACTTTTATATCGCTATGGTGTACGCGACATTATTATGTGTGACCGTAAAGGCGCAATCTATGATGGTCGTCCTACAGGTATGAATCCGGTGAAGGATGAAGTTGCAAAATATACAAATAAGAATCGTATAGAAGGTTCTTTAGCTGATGTTGTACAAGGTGCGGACGTATTCATTGGTGTGTCTGCAGAAGGTGCATTAACAGAAGAGATGGTTCGTACAATGAATGACGATGCGATTATTTTTGCAATGGCGAATCCAGTTCCAGAAATTATGCCAGAATTGGCAAAAGCAGCGGGCGCAGCTGTTGTTGGAACAGGTCGTTCTGACTTCCCGAACCAAGTAAATAATGTACTAGCGTTCCCTGGTATTTTCCGCGGTGCACTTGACGTACATGCGACACAAATTAACGAAGAAATGAAGATGGCAGCTGTACAGGCTATTGCTGAGCTTGTAGCAGAAGATGAGTTAAATGCAGACTATATCATTCCGGCGCCATTTGACGCGCGTGTAGCGCCTCAAGTAGCGGCTTACGTTGCAAAAGCAGCAATGGAGACAGGAGTAGCTCGCCGTCAAGTAGATCCAAATGAGATCGCTGAAAAAACAAAACAATTAGCGCTGATTGGTAAAGAATAA
- the dnaE gene encoding DNA polymerase III subunit alpha: protein MKFVHLQCQTVFSLLKSACKIDELVVRAKELGFSSLAITDENVMYGVIPFYKACKKHGIQPVIGLTASIFSEEEERSYPLVLLAENEIGYQNLLKISSSIMTKSKEGIPKKWLAHYAKGLIAISPGKDGEIEQLLLEDNESQAEEVARTYQNMFGHFYMSLQHHAIQDELLLQEKLPEFISRVNIPVVATNDVRYINQSDALVHECLLSVESGTKMTDPDRPRLKTDQYYLKSSDEMEALFSHAPEAIKNTIKIAERCQVEIPFHVNQLPKFPVPSNETSDIYLRRVCEEGLRKRYGAPKEVHIKRLDHELNVISRMGFSDYFLIVWDFMKYAHENHILTGPGRGSAAGSLVSYVLEITDIDPIEYDLLFERFLNPERVTLPDIDIDFPDVRRDEMIRYVKDKYGQLRVAQIVTFGTLAAKAAIRDIARVMGLPPRDIDIFSKLIPSKLGITLKDAYEESQSLREFIQGNLLHERVFEIAKRVEGLPRHTSIHAAGVIMSQEPLTGSVAIQEGHNDVYVTQYPADALEELGLLKMDFLGLRNLTLLENIIKFIANKTGKEIDIRNLPLQDEKTFQLLGRGDTTGVFQLESGGMRNVLRGLKPNEFEDIVAVNSLYRPGPMEQIPTFIESKHGKRKIEYLHPDLKPILERTYGVIVYQEQIMQIASKLAGFSLGEADLLRRAVSKKNRDILDQERKHFVQGCLRNGYDETSAEKIYDLIVRFANYGFNRSHAVAYSMIGYQLAYLKANYTLEFMTALLSSAIGNEDKIVQYIRETKRKGFHVLPPSLQRSGYNFQIEGNAIRYSLLSIRNIGMATVTALLEEREKKMFEDLFEFCLRMPSKFVTERNLEAFVWSGCFDDFGVSRTNLWKSIKGALEYANLARDLGDAVPKSKYVQGEELSFIEQLNKEKEALGFYLSSYPTAQYVKLAKELEIPSLAQAMRNKKKVQRAIVYITSVRVIRTKKFQKMAFITFCDQNDEMEAVLFPETYIHFSDKLQEGAIVLVDGTIELRNHKLQWIVNGLYPLEEMDVYEEKKDASVYVKLPSQYEKKLLNQVTKILFDYSGFAKVLIYYEKEHKMVQLSRSLSIHPSEECLGALREIVGEENVVVKI, encoded by the coding sequence GTGAAGTTTGTGCATTTACAATGTCAAACCGTTTTTAGTTTATTAAAAAGTGCTTGTAAAATTGATGAGCTTGTAGTCAGGGCGAAAGAACTCGGTTTTTCATCGCTGGCTATTACGGATGAAAATGTTATGTATGGCGTTATTCCGTTTTATAAAGCATGTAAGAAACATGGTATACAGCCTGTTATTGGATTAACCGCTTCTATTTTTAGTGAAGAAGAAGAAAGGTCTTATCCGCTTGTATTACTTGCTGAGAATGAAATAGGCTACCAAAATTTATTAAAGATTTCTAGCAGTATTATGACAAAGTCCAAAGAAGGTATTCCTAAGAAGTGGCTTGCGCATTATGCGAAAGGATTAATTGCAATTTCACCAGGTAAAGATGGCGAAATTGAGCAATTATTACTAGAAGACAATGAGAGTCAGGCTGAAGAAGTAGCTCGCACATATCAAAATATGTTCGGTCATTTTTATATGAGTTTGCAGCATCATGCGATTCAAGATGAGTTGCTTTTACAAGAGAAACTACCTGAATTTATTAGTAGGGTTAATATTCCAGTCGTTGCAACAAATGATGTGCGCTATATCAATCAAAGTGACGCGCTTGTTCATGAATGTTTACTATCTGTTGAAAGTGGAACGAAAATGACTGATCCAGATAGGCCGAGGCTGAAAACAGATCAGTATTATTTAAAGTCATCGGATGAAATGGAAGCACTATTTTCCCATGCGCCGGAAGCAATCAAAAATACAATAAAAATTGCAGAGCGTTGCCAAGTAGAAATACCGTTCCATGTAAATCAACTTCCGAAGTTTCCTGTTCCGTCTAATGAAACCAGTGATATATACTTGCGTCGTGTTTGTGAAGAAGGTTTGCGGAAACGATATGGTGCTCCGAAAGAAGTGCATATAAAGCGTTTGGATCATGAATTAAATGTTATTTCTCGTATGGGATTTAGTGATTATTTCCTCATCGTATGGGATTTTATGAAGTATGCACATGAAAATCATATTCTAACAGGACCAGGTCGTGGATCGGCAGCTGGTTCACTCGTTTCATACGTATTAGAAATTACAGATATTGATCCAATTGAATACGATCTATTATTTGAAAGGTTTTTAAATCCTGAACGTGTGACGCTTCCTGATATTGATATTGATTTTCCAGACGTAAGACGTGATGAGATGATTCGCTATGTGAAAGATAAATACGGTCAGCTCCGTGTTGCGCAAATTGTAACGTTTGGTACGCTTGCAGCAAAAGCGGCAATTAGAGACATTGCCCGCGTAATGGGGCTTCCGCCGCGAGATATTGATATATTTTCAAAACTTATCCCATCAAAGCTCGGTATAACGTTAAAAGATGCATATGAAGAATCACAATCACTTCGTGAGTTTATACAAGGGAATCTTCTACATGAGCGTGTGTTTGAAATCGCAAAACGTGTAGAAGGTTTACCACGTCATACGTCTATTCATGCGGCTGGTGTTATTATGAGTCAAGAACCGCTAACAGGCAGTGTAGCAATTCAAGAAGGACATAACGATGTTTATGTTACGCAATATCCAGCCGATGCGCTAGAAGAACTTGGGTTGCTTAAGATGGACTTTTTAGGATTACGTAATTTAACGTTACTTGAAAATATTATAAAATTTATCGCGAACAAAACAGGGAAAGAAATCGATATAAGAAACTTACCTCTTCAAGATGAAAAGACGTTCCAATTATTAGGGAGAGGGGATACAACAGGTGTATTCCAGCTTGAGTCAGGTGGTATGCGAAATGTACTTCGCGGGTTAAAACCGAATGAGTTTGAAGATATCGTAGCTGTTAACTCGTTATACAGACCAGGACCGATGGAACAGATACCGACTTTTATTGAATCGAAACATGGAAAAAGAAAAATTGAATATTTACATCCGGATTTAAAGCCAATTTTAGAAAGAACATACGGCGTCATTGTATACCAAGAACAAATTATGCAAATTGCATCGAAGTTAGCAGGTTTTTCGCTCGGAGAAGCAGATTTACTGCGCCGTGCGGTGAGTAAAAAAAATCGTGATATTTTAGATCAGGAACGTAAGCATTTCGTCCAAGGATGTTTGCGAAATGGATACGATGAGACATCCGCAGAGAAAATTTATGATTTAATTGTAAGATTTGCGAATTACGGTTTTAACCGAAGTCACGCTGTAGCTTACAGTATGATTGGATATCAGCTTGCCTATTTGAAAGCGAATTATACGCTGGAATTTATGACGGCATTATTATCAAGCGCAATTGGAAATGAAGATAAGATTGTACAGTATATACGAGAAACGAAGCGGAAAGGTTTTCACGTTTTGCCGCCGTCTCTTCAGAGGAGTGGTTACAACTTCCAAATAGAAGGGAATGCGATACGTTACAGTTTACTTTCGATCCGAAATATTGGAATGGCTACAGTGACGGCACTATTAGAAGAACGAGAGAAAAAAATGTTCGAAGATTTATTTGAGTTTTGTCTCCGTATGCCGTCAAAGTTCGTAACGGAGCGTAATTTAGAAGCTTTCGTCTGGTCGGGATGTTTTGACGATTTTGGTGTTTCGAGAACGAATTTATGGAAAAGTATTAAAGGGGCGTTAGAGTACGCGAATCTCGCACGTGATTTAGGAGATGCTGTTCCAAAATCGAAATATGTACAAGGAGAAGAGTTATCTTTTATTGAACAACTAAATAAAGAGAAGGAAGCACTTGGCTTTTATTTATCAAGTTATCCGACAGCGCAGTATGTGAAGTTAGCAAAAGAATTAGAAATTCCATCTCTCGCTCAGGCGATGCGAAACAAGAAAAAAGTACAAAGAGCGATTGTGTATATAACAAGTGTGAGAGTGATTCGTACGAAAAAGTTTCAAAAGATGGCATTTATTACATTCTGTGATCAAAATGATGAAATGGAAGCGGTCCTCTTCCCGGAAACGTATATACATTTCTCGGATAAGTTGCAAGAAGGAGCAATTGTTTTAGTTGACGGTACGATTGAGCTAAGAAATCATAAGCTGCAATGGATTGTAAATGGACTATATCCGCTAGAGGAAATGGATGTTTATGAAGAAAAGAAAGACGCATCTGTTTACGTGAAATTGCCATCTCAGTATGAGAAAAAGCTTTTAAATCAGGTTACGAAAATATTGTTCGACTATTCAGGTTTTGCGAAAGTACTAATTTATTATGAAAAGGAACATAAAATGGTACAATTATCTCGGAGTTTATCGATTCATCCAAGTGAAGAATGTTTAGGAGCACTTCGTGAAATTGTCGGGGAAGAAAATGTAGTTGTGAAAATATAA
- a CDS encoding YtrH family sporulation protein, whose product MMRKAEIKTYFLYFVHIYEEERGMTMDVREHTFFSLLIISYFIAFGVILGGSLIGGFGAFLIGKPALTYINQFAQNLRIWALVAAIGGTFDTFYSFERSFFGGDMKDIVKQILLIFFATGGMQTGLIIIKWLTQEHV is encoded by the coding sequence GTGATGAGGAAAGCGGAAATCAAAACATACTTCTTATACTTTGTCCATATATATGAAGAAGAAAGGGGAATGACGATGGATGTAAGAGAACATACTTTTTTCTCTCTGCTTATTATTAGTTATTTTATTGCCTTTGGGGTTATACTTGGCGGTTCATTAATTGGTGGATTTGGTGCGTTTCTTATCGGAAAACCAGCTCTAACTTACATTAATCAATTCGCCCAAAATTTAAGAATTTGGGCACTCGTTGCAGCAATCGGTGGAACATTCGATACCTTTTATAGCTTTGAAAGAAGTTTCTTTGGCGGAGATATGAAAGATATCGTAAAACAAATTCTCCTTATTTTTTTCGCAACTGGTGGTATGCAAACAGGTCTCATTATTATTAAATGGCTAACGCAGGAACATGTATGA
- the ytrI gene encoding sporulation membrane protein YtrI translates to MRVPSANTAKRWYLVLAGAAVGGVLSWFIFLYIYGVFQEEQASKIAEQREIIEKQEAKLHVLLEDQEKLNTENKRLLTIQEIKIKLINREKYDLDNLTLENMTTSIHNDLQHLLTKNIQSIAKNKDLLKKVIENKTYKHYDRLYRFKVDTISFDTVLEISITIEKEK, encoded by the coding sequence ATGAGAGTACCAAGTGCCAATACAGCAAAAAGATGGTATTTAGTATTAGCTGGTGCTGCTGTTGGAGGCGTGTTGAGCTGGTTTATTTTTTTGTACATATACGGTGTTTTTCAAGAAGAACAAGCTAGTAAAATAGCAGAACAAAGAGAAATTATAGAAAAACAAGAAGCAAAGCTCCACGTCCTTCTCGAAGATCAAGAAAAATTGAACACTGAAAATAAACGACTCTTAACCATTCAAGAGATTAAAATAAAACTTATCAATCGAGAAAAATACGATTTAGACAATCTTACACTCGAAAATATGACTACATCTATCCATAATGATCTCCAGCATCTTTTAACGAAAAACATTCAAAGTATCGCAAAAAATAAAGACCTGCTAAAAAAGGTAATCGAAAATAAAACGTACAAACATTACGATCGGCTATACCGTTTTAAAGTCGATACAATATCTTTTGATACAGTGCTTGAAATTAGCATAACTATAGAGAAAGAAAAATAA
- a CDS encoding DHH family phosphoesterase yields the protein MHEQILGAIKEFDTIIIHRHVRPDPDALGSQGGLGTILQESFPEKNIYTVGYNEPSLAYLRVMDDIEDSVYENALVIVCDTANQERVDDQRYTKGKMLIKIDHHPNEDPYGDITWVDTTASSTSEMIYEFYNYGKDKGLKITKEAARLILAGIVGDTGRFLFPNTTAKTLRHVSELVDMGVKFTDLYNEMYKTKEKIARLNGYILQNFTMVEEGAAYIKLTKEVLEEFDVLPSEASGVVGALGNIDGLKAWVLFLEEDDVIRVRLRSKGPVINKLAMQYNGGGHPMASGAKASSWEEADRLFADLREICK from the coding sequence ATGCATGAGCAAATTTTAGGAGCAATTAAAGAGTTTGATACAATTATTATTCATCGCCACGTGCGTCCGGATCCAGATGCGTTAGGTTCACAGGGTGGTCTTGGTACAATTCTACAAGAATCGTTTCCAGAGAAAAATATTTATACGGTTGGGTACAATGAACCGTCACTAGCATACTTACGAGTAATGGATGATATTGAAGATAGTGTATACGAAAATGCGCTTGTTATTGTTTGTGATACTGCGAATCAAGAACGTGTTGACGATCAACGCTATACAAAAGGGAAGATGTTAATTAAAATTGATCATCATCCAAACGAAGATCCATATGGAGATATTACGTGGGTAGATACGACAGCGAGTTCTACAAGTGAAATGATTTATGAGTTTTATAACTATGGAAAAGATAAGGGGTTAAAAATAACAAAAGAAGCAGCCCGCCTTATTTTAGCAGGAATTGTTGGAGATACAGGTCGTTTCTTATTCCCAAATACGACAGCAAAAACACTTCGTCACGTAAGTGAGCTTGTTGACATGGGTGTGAAATTCACAGATTTATACAATGAAATGTATAAGACAAAAGAAAAAATTGCTCGTTTAAACGGTTATATTTTACAAAACTTTACGATGGTAGAAGAAGGAGCAGCTTACATTAAATTAACGAAAGAAGTATTAGAAGAGTTTGATGTACTTCCTTCTGAAGCATCTGGTGTTGTTGGAGCGCTTGGCAATATTGATGGATTAAAGGCGTGGGTTCTATTTTTAGAGGAAGACGACGTAATTCGTGTTCGTCTTCGTTCAAAAGGACCAGTTATAAACAAATTGGCAATGCAATATAACGGCGGAGGGCACCCGATGGCTTCTGGTGCCAAGGCATCTTCTTGGGAAGAAGCGGATCGTCTTTTTGCTGATTTACGTGAGATTTGTAAATAA
- a CDS encoding YtpI family protein: MPVLVFCIIISFMLYIFYKTKYFRTNRPMEKGWLSGKSAMALGSFVLFFGINQFFLELSTARIIVGVLFILFGSASVFNGFRQYKHFLPLAVKEAEVYEAT; the protein is encoded by the coding sequence ATGCCAGTATTAGTCTTCTGTATTATCATCTCATTTATGTTGTACATCTTTTACAAAACAAAATACTTTCGTACAAACCGCCCAATGGAAAAAGGTTGGCTCTCAGGAAAATCCGCAATGGCACTCGGTTCATTCGTTTTATTTTTCGGGATAAACCAATTCTTTTTAGAACTTTCAACCGCTCGTATTATCGTTGGTGTTTTATTCATTCTATTTGGTAGTGCAAGTGTATTTAATGGATTTCGCCAATACAAACATTTCTTACCATTAGCAGTTAAAGAAGCCGAAGTCTATGAAGCAACATAA
- a CDS encoding DUF3949 domain-containing protein, whose protein sequence is MSSAVLFFCSIALFYFLVMIPIQYLYLQGLHEKKEKTGLSQRELYEKMSFGEEQLHFHVQGNPFNIPSAFVAYMILKVRGRKKASQY, encoded by the coding sequence ATGTCGTCAGCCGTACTCTTTTTTTGTAGTATCGCACTATTTTACTTTCTTGTAATGATACCGATCCAATATTTATACTTACAAGGTTTACATGAAAAAAAGGAAAAGACAGGATTATCTCAGCGAGAGCTATATGAAAAAATGTCTTTTGGAGAAGAACAATTACATTTTCACGTACAAGGTAACCCATTTAATATACCATCTGCGTTTGTTGCATATATGATTTTGAAAGTTAGGGGACGTAAAAAAGCATCACAATATTGA
- a CDS encoding CBS domain-containing protein, whose amino-acid sequence MATKHNQILEHINSLPVGHKISVRQIAKDLSVSEGTAYRAIKDAENKGYVSTIERVGTIRIEQKKKENIEKLTYAEVVNIVDGQVLGGREGLHKTLNKFVIGAMKLEAMMRYTEAGNLLIIGNRTNAHELALETGAAVLITGGFDTEDHVKKLADELKLPIISSSYDTFTVATLINRAIYDQLIKKEIVLVEDILTPIEETLYLRPSDTVQQWHAYNEETMHGRYPIVDENNKVLGIVTSKDMIGVAKETPIDKVMTKHPITVNGKMSVAAAARMMVWEGIELLPVVEEGNKLQGIISRQDVLQALQMIQRQPQVGETIDDIVTNQFMTPKEARNEHLYQFSVTPQMTNSIGTLSYGVFATIVTEATNRVIRAQKKSDLIVENLTIYFVKPVQIDNVVSVHPKVLEIGRKFGKVDVEVHHEGNVVGKALLMVQLIDK is encoded by the coding sequence TTGGCTACCAAGCATAACCAAATTTTAGAACATATTAATAGCCTGCCAGTAGGCCATAAAATTTCTGTAAGACAAATTGCGAAAGATTTGAGTGTAAGTGAAGGGACCGCTTACCGTGCAATTAAAGATGCAGAAAATAAAGGATATGTTAGTACAATTGAACGTGTCGGAACAATTCGAATTGAACAAAAGAAGAAAGAAAATATCGAAAAACTGACATATGCAGAAGTCGTTAACATTGTCGATGGTCAAGTACTTGGGGGCAGAGAAGGACTACATAAAACATTAAATAAATTCGTAATCGGAGCTATGAAATTAGAAGCGATGATGCGCTATACAGAAGCTGGGAATTTACTCATTATTGGTAACCGTACGAATGCACATGAATTAGCGCTAGAAACTGGAGCTGCTGTATTAATTACGGGCGGGTTTGATACGGAAGATCATGTAAAGAAATTAGCAGACGAATTAAAGCTGCCGATTATTTCAAGTAGCTACGATACATTTACGGTTGCAACGTTAATTAACCGTGCAATTTATGACCAACTTATTAAGAAAGAAATTGTACTCGTTGAAGATATTTTAACGCCAATTGAAGAAACGTTATATTTAAGGCCGAGTGATACAGTACAGCAATGGCATGCGTATAACGAAGAGACAATGCACGGAAGATATCCAATCGTCGATGAAAATAACAAAGTGCTAGGAATCGTAACTTCAAAAGATATGATCGGTGTAGCGAAAGAAACACCAATTGATAAAGTAATGACAAAACACCCAATTACAGTGAACGGTAAAATGTCTGTCGCGGCTGCGGCACGTATGATGGTGTGGGAAGGAATTGAATTACTTCCTGTCGTTGAGGAAGGAAATAAGCTGCAAGGTATTATTAGCCGTCAAGATGTACTTCAGGCACTGCAAATGATTCAACGTCAGCCACAAGTTGGAGAAACAATTGATGATATTGTAACGAATCAATTTATGACGCCAAAAGAAGCGAGGAATGAGCATCTATATCAATTTTCGGTGACGCCACAAATGACGAACTCAATCGGAACGTTATCGTACGGTGTATTTGCAACAATTGTGACAGAAGCGACAAATCGCGTCATTCGTGCGCAAAAGAAAAGCGATTTAATTGTTGAAAACTTAACGATTTATTTCGTAAAGCCGGTTCAAATTGATAATGTTGTATCCGTTCATCCGAAAGTATTAGAAATTGGGCGTAAATTTGGTAAGGTCGATGTAGAGGTGCATCATGAAGGTAATGTTGTTGGAAAAGCATTACTTATGGTTCAGTTAATCGATAAATAA
- a CDS encoding metal-dependent hydrolase — MKVSYHGHSVVKIEANGKVILIDPFLTGNPKTDLKAEDVKVDAILLSHGHGDHVGDTVELAKKNNAVVVAPFELATFLSWQGVNTHPMHIGGSHEFDFGKVKFTQAFHGSSYIDEENKTITYTGMPAGILFTAEEKTVYHAGDTALFSDMKLIGELNKVDLAFLPIGDNFTMGPEDAVLAAKWINAKTVVPMHYNTFPVIEQDPYQFVEKLQNCTGKVLEAGESITL; from the coding sequence ATGAAAGTATCTTATCATGGACATTCAGTTGTGAAAATTGAGGCGAATGGAAAAGTTATTTTAATTGACCCGTTTTTAACAGGTAATCCGAAAACAGATTTAAAAGCTGAAGATGTAAAAGTGGATGCAATTCTTTTATCGCATGGACACGGTGATCATGTTGGAGATACAGTAGAGCTTGCGAAGAAAAATAATGCAGTTGTTGTAGCGCCATTTGAATTAGCAACATTTTTAAGTTGGCAAGGTGTAAATACACACCCGATGCATATTGGTGGTTCACATGAATTTGACTTCGGAAAAGTGAAGTTTACACAAGCATTCCACGGCTCTAGTTATATTGATGAAGAAAATAAGACGATTACATATACAGGTATGCCAGCAGGTATTTTATTTACAGCAGAAGAGAAAACTGTATACCACGCAGGAGATACTGCACTATTCTCTGACATGAAGTTAATTGGGGAATTAAATAAAGTTGATCTAGCATTTTTACCAATTGGTGATAATTTCACAATGGGACCAGAAGATGCTGTACTAGCGGCAAAATGGATTAATGCGAAAACTGTTGTACCGATGCATTACAATACGTTCCCAGTTATTGAACAAGATCCATATCAATTTGTAGAAAAGCTACAAAATTGTACAGGGAAAGTATTAGAAGCTGGAGAAAGTATTACACTATAG
- the pepQ gene encoding Xaa-Pro dipeptidase → MNARLENLMQWLKEKNIEAAFLTSTPNVFYMTNFHCEPHERLLGMFVFQEKEPILICPKMEEGQARNAGWAHEIIGFTDTDRPWDMIAKAIKDRGINANAVAIEKEHLNVERYEELTKLFPNAAFKSAEEKVRELRLIKDEKELSILREAAKMADYAVEVGVNAIKENRSELEVLAIIEHELKTKGIHKMSFDTMVLAGANSALPHGIPGANKMKRGDFVLFDLGVIIDGYCSDITRTVAFGGISEEQTRIYNTVLAGQLQAVEACKPGVTLGAIDNAARSVIADAGYGDFFPHRLGHGLGISVHEYPDVKASNESPLKEGMVFTIEPGIYVPNVGGVRIEDDIYITKDGSEILTKFPKELQFVK, encoded by the coding sequence ATGAATGCTAGATTAGAAAATTTAATGCAATGGCTAAAAGAAAAAAACATAGAAGCTGCGTTCTTAACTTCTACACCGAACGTTTTCTACATGACAAACTTCCACTGTGAACCACATGAAAGATTACTTGGTATGTTTGTATTCCAAGAAAAAGAACCTATTTTAATTTGTCCTAAAATGGAAGAAGGTCAAGCTCGTAACGCTGGCTGGGCACATGAAATTATCGGATTCACTGACACTGATCGACCATGGGATATGATTGCAAAAGCAATTAAAGACCGCGGCATCAATGCAAATGCAGTTGCAATTGAAAAAGAACATTTAAACGTAGAACGCTACGAAGAATTAACAAAACTATTCCCAAATGCAGCTTTCAAATCAGCTGAAGAGAAAGTTCGTGAACTTCGTTTAATTAAAGATGAAAAAGAGCTTTCTATTTTACGCGAAGCAGCTAAAATGGCGGACTATGCTGTTGAAGTTGGTGTAAATGCAATTAAAGAAAACCGCAGCGAGCTAGAAGTATTAGCAATTATTGAACACGAATTAAAAACAAAAGGCATACATAAAATGTCATTTGATACGATGGTATTAGCAGGTGCGAACTCAGCTCTTCCACACGGTATTCCTGGCGCAAACAAAATGAAACGCGGCGATTTCGTACTATTTGATTTAGGCGTAATCATTGATGGTTATTGCTCTGATATTACACGTACAGTGGCATTCGGTGGGATTTCTGAAGAGCAAACTCGTATTTACAACACTGTACTTGCTGGACAACTACAAGCAGTTGAAGCATGTAAACCAGGTGTTACACTTGGCGCAATCGACAATGCTGCTCGTTCTGTTATCGCAGATGCAGGTTACGGTGACTTCTTCCCGCACCGCCTTGGTCACGGACTTGGAATTAGCGTACACGAATATCCAGATGTAAAAGCTAGTAACGAGTCTCCATTAAAAGAAGGTATGGTCTTCACAATCGAGCCAGGTATTTACGTACCAAACGTAGGTGGCGTTCGTATTGAAGATGATATTTACATCACAAAAGACGGATCAGAAATTTTAACGAAGTTCCCGAAAGAATTACAATTTGTAAAATAA
- a CDS encoding DUF3221 domain-containing protein gives MNRHMKKLMFINVFLIILSACTTKQVEVKKVPEEGYVIVRNDTVFFVSDKTFETKIELQNYIEQQMNKEYPSHIVLSFKDKRAYNQLKTGDKIKLWSFQMLESYPAKMIVEKFEIVEK, from the coding sequence ATGAATAGGCATATGAAAAAATTAATGTTTATAAATGTATTTCTAATCATATTATCAGCGTGCACTACAAAACAAGTAGAGGTAAAAAAAGTACCTGAAGAAGGGTATGTCATAGTAAGAAATGACACGGTATTTTTCGTCAGTGATAAAACGTTTGAAACAAAAATAGAGTTACAAAATTATATAGAACAACAAATGAATAAAGAGTATCCATCACATATAGTTTTGAGCTTTAAGGATAAACGTGCATATAATCAATTAAAAACAGGGGATAAAATAAAATTATGGTCTTTTCAAATGCTTGAAAGTTATCCAGCAAAAATGATTGTAGAGAAATTTGAAATAGTAGAGAAATAG